In Candidatus Baltobacteraceae bacterium, a genomic segment contains:
- a CDS encoding branched-chain amino acid ABC transporter permease, giving the protein MIDQIVQGIFLGGYYALVACGLSFMYGVMRIINLAHGSLVVLSAFLVWYITEHLGISPFIALLIVIPIMAAAGWILQRTVLDRSLRSGPLTPLLSTFGLAIVIDNLLFQRFGADSRSLGPNIGTLSYNGWTLPGGVTVSELGLLTLGTAIVLIVGLQLFLKYAPLGRAIRATSEDRDTAELMGIDSRSVYAAAAAIALATVAIAGMFLGMRTTFAPYAGATQLIFAFESVVIGGTGSLWGTLVGAIALGVAQNLGALVNPQGFFIAGHLLFFCVLAVRFFAAGSFSAGWLKVLRRQSA; this is encoded by the coding sequence CTACTACGCGCTCGTCGCGTGCGGTCTCTCGTTCATGTACGGCGTCATGCGGATCATCAACCTCGCGCACGGCAGCCTCGTCGTTCTCTCGGCGTTCCTCGTGTGGTACATCACCGAACATCTGGGGATCTCGCCCTTTATCGCGTTGCTGATCGTCATTCCCATCATGGCCGCGGCCGGATGGATCTTGCAGCGAACGGTCCTCGACCGGAGTTTGCGCTCGGGTCCGCTCACGCCGCTGCTCAGCACGTTCGGCCTCGCGATCGTCATCGACAATCTGCTCTTCCAACGCTTCGGCGCGGATTCGCGTTCGCTCGGGCCGAACATCGGAACCCTCTCCTACAACGGTTGGACGCTGCCGGGCGGCGTGACCGTCAGCGAGCTTGGACTCCTCACGCTCGGCACCGCGATCGTGTTGATCGTCGGCTTGCAGCTCTTCCTCAAATATGCGCCCCTCGGCCGCGCGATTCGCGCGACGTCGGAAGATCGCGACACGGCCGAGCTGATGGGCATCGATTCGCGATCCGTTTATGCCGCCGCCGCGGCGATTGCGTTGGCTACGGTGGCGATCGCGGGCATGTTTCTGGGCATGCGCACGACGTTCGCTCCCTACGCGGGCGCGACTCAGCTCATCTTCGCGTTCGAATCGGTGGTCATCGGCGGTACGGGCTCGCTTTGGGGAACGCTGGTCGGCGCGATTGCGCTCGGCGTCGCGCAGAATCTTGGGGCACTGGTCAACCCGCAGGGATTCTTCATCGCTGGACACCTGTTGTTCTTCTGCGTGCTCGCCGTTCGATTTTTCGCCGCCGGGAGTTTTTCGGCCGGCTGGCTCAAGGTTCTACGGAGGCAATCGGCATGA